From the genome of Candidatus Methylomirabilota bacterium:
GAACACGGGCACGGTCACGCAGAGGTCGGGCAGGTGGCCGATGCCGCCCTCGGAGCCGTAGACGTCGTTGTGGAAGAAGACGTCGCCGGGCCGCATGGTGTCGAGCGGAAAGTCGCGGGCGATGGGGTTGACCAGCGCCGAGTACGAGCGGCCCGTGAGCTTGCGGCACTGGCGGTCGTGGATGCCCGCGCGGAAGTCTCGGGCTTCCCTGATCATGGGCGAGCGGGACGTCCGCTCGATGGCCGCCTCGACCTCGGCCTCTACCGAGGCCAGCGTGCCCTCCACCACCTGGAGCAGGATGGGATCGACGGCCGTCACGCCCGAGCCCGGGTGATGATCATGTTGCCCAGTCGATCGACCTCCGCCCGCTGCCCGGGGAAGAGGACCGTCGTCGCGCCATATTCCTCCACCACCGCCGGGCCCGCGATGCCGTCCCCGGGTGCCAGGCGAGCCCGCTCGAACACCGGACAATCGCGGGATGCACCGTCGAAAGCCACCGCCCGCAGGCCGGTGCGGGCCCGCTCGACCCGGCCGTCGCCGGGCGGCAGCTCCCGCAGCTTCGGACGCTCGACCGGCCCCAGGCCGGTCACCCGGAGATTCACCCACTCGACCAGCTGACGGTTCGCCGCG
Proteins encoded in this window:
- a CDS encoding hydantoinase/oxoprolinase family protein, with protein sequence AANRQLVEWVNLRVTGLGPVERPKLRELPPGDGRVERARTGLRAVAFDGASRDCPVFERARLAPGDGIAGPAVVEEYGATTVLFPGQRAEVDRLGNMIITRARA